GCCGAGTATTTGGCTGGCAAAATCGGACGAACTGAGGGTCCACGACAGTCGCCCACTGATTAACTACGCCGCCTTCTCATTGCCTGCATTGCAAGTGCCGCACGGTAAAGGGCTGGATTTCTGAGTTCAGATGCGGTGCGAAACCGTGGCAATCGGGTAAATGCCTTAGACGAAACTTCCCGTCACCCGGGAACTTTTTGGCACAAATTACACGATCGGTGACATACGCCGAAGGCTGACAGGCTCTGAAGAATGATTGGACCGACATCTAATCAGACGTGAGACTACACAACGGCGTCGTTCCAGCAATTCGGATTTCCATATTGAAAATCCGCGCGTGGTTCGAACCGAACGCTTTATTCGTGGATCTTCAATGCAGCAATCACGACGGAAGCTCCATTTGATAATCGTCGAAGTGCCGACACATCAATCATTTCAGCGGCTGGCCATTGGCCGTCAACTGATTAAGCAGTGCTTGCCCCTGTTTCTTAACAGTTTCCGGGAGTTTGGCATACGACAATTCTTCGGCGGAATCTTGACCCGAGGAAAGTGCGAAGGCAATGAAGTCTTTGACTGTCTCCTGCTGGGCCACATCCGTGCGGTCTTTCGGTATGAGGATGAAAGTCAGCCCCGATATTGGATAAGCATCGGCGGCAGCCGTGGGCGGATCGACAATCGGCGTACGTACATCCTTCGCCAGGGCGTCGCTGGAAGCGGCGATTGCCGCGGCGGCGCTGGCAGACGACGGTTGCACAAAATGGCCAGCCTGGTTCTGAATGGAAGCGACCGGTGCGCCATCGTGCTTTGCGTAACTCAACTCTATATAACCGATGGTTCCAGGCGTTTGCCTGACCATGGCTAGCAACGCTTTGCTTCCTTCTGTGCCCAAACCAATTGGCCAGCTCACCGACAATCCTTGTCCCACCCTCCATTGCCAATAGTGATTAACTTTGGAAAGGTATGAAGTGAAAATGTTCGTCGTACCGCTGCCGTCGGAGCGATGTACAACAATGATCGCGCCTTTTGGTAATTTAACTCCCGGATTGTCTTTCGCAATCTCTGGATCCTCCCAATTGATGACGTTCCCCAGATAAATATCGCTCAAACTCTTGGCGCTGAGTTTGAGTGGAACGCTCAGACTGGAGAGGTTGTAAACGATGCAAACGGGCCCGGCACTGGCGGGAACCTGGATAATCGGGCGGCGCAGGTCCTTGATTTGATCGTCGCTCAAAGGTGCGTCACTAGCGCCAAAGCTGAGATACCCTTGCTTCATCTCTTCGATTCCGCCCCCGCTGCCAATTGGGCGATAATTGATCTCGACCTTAGGGTGAGTCTGATGGTAAGCAGCGGCCCACTTGTCCATGAGCGGGGCGATGAAAGTGCTTCCTGAGGCGCCCAGGACACTCGTCGGCGCATCGGCGGACGCAGTGATCGTGTATTCAGAGTTAGGTTTCGACTCGCAGGCCAGTGAGAGCAACAGGCAGAGCGCTACCAGTGAGGCGAAGAAAACGACTGCGAGCGACGTCCGATTGCGCTTCATGGTCGATGCCTCCTGTACTTCGAAACACACTTCTGTAAGTTCACCGGCGTCATCCCAGGCCCGAGAACGTCAAAGATTTCGCTATCTCGGTTAGCCGAACCGGCCGGTAATGTAGTCTTCGGTTTGTTTGCTCGCTGGGTTCTCAAAAATGACGTTGGACCGATTGAACTCGACCAACTTACCCATAAGGAAAAAGCCGGTGAAATCTCCGACTCGTGCCGCTTGCTGCATGTTGTGGGTCACAATCACCATGGCGCAGCTGTCTTTGAGGCTGAAGATCAACTCTTCGATCTTTGCGGTGGAAATCGGATCCAGTGCCGAACAAGGCTCGTCGAGCAGCAGGATTTCAGGATTGAGGGCCAAGGCTCTCGCGATGCAGAGACGCTGTTGCTGTCCACCCGAGAGGGCCATAGCCGAACGACGAAGCTTATCTTTGACTTCGTCCCAAAGAGCAGCTCGTTTCAGGCTATGTTCCACGAGGTCGGGGATGGATGCGCGCGAAAACTCGCCTGAGATCCTGGCGCCGTAGGCGACATTATCAAAAATGCTCTTTGGGAAAGGATTTGGACTTTGAAAGACCATACCCACGCGCCGCCGCAGGATCGAGGCCTCAAGCGAAAGCAGATCCTCGCCGCGAAGCAAGATCTCCCCCGTCAGACGCGCGTTCGGCACGACCTCATACATGCGATTTAGGGTCCGCAGAAACGTTGATTTGCCGCATCCCGAGGGCCCGATTAGTGCAGTAACAACCTTATCTGCGATGACAATCGAGATGTCGTGCAGGGCCTGATGAGCCCCATAGTAAAAGTTCAAATTGTTAACAGAGAACGGCGGCTGCAAAGCCGACTTTCCCCCATCGAAAGTTAGAGTGGGGCCTCCGCCCGCTTCATTCATGTCTGGGAACCTTGTAAGCGCGTTCATCGCTGACACGTCAAAACCTATCCCTTTGCATCGTAAGAAAAATCAAAAATCGTATGCATCACCTTATCCAGAACGCCAGTTCTCCGACATCTTTAAGTGGCCGCATAACGGTCTCGTGTGGTTATGCGCAATAGCAGACTCCCAATGGCGACGCCAAGAACCAGCAGCAAGGCAGCTCCATACGCCTGCTGGTGCCAAACGTCGTACGGTCCGCGCGCATACTTCAGAATCCTCAGCGTGATTTCGTCAATCGGCCTAAAAAGGCCCGAAGGATAATATTCATTGCCGAGCGCGGTCAAGATCAGCGGCGCCGTCTCTCCCGCAACCCGAGCAACCGCTAATACGCCGCCGGTGATAACTCCAGCTCGTGCCGCCGGCAGCACTAAATCGAAGGTAACCCGCCATTTCGGTGCTCCAAGGGCGAGCCCGCCTTCACGAACGCTGTTGGGAACCAACCGCAAAACATCTTCCGTAGTTCGTGCCATGATGGGGATCATGATGATCCCTAGCGCCAACCCTCCGGCCACCGCCGAAAACGTGTTGGTTGGTTTGACCAGAATGAAATAAACGAAAATTCCGACGACGATCGACGGCACACCAATGAATGTGTTGATTGCCGTACGAGTGATTCGGGCGAATGGCGTGTCGCCAGCAATTTCCGAGAGGTATATGCCGACACCGACACCAAGAGGCACGCCGATGATCATTGAGATTGCAACCAGAATTCCAGTCCCTAATAAGGAAGGTGCGATGCCGCCGCCTGGCTCCCCAACAGCGGCGGGCTCTTTTACGAGAAAGTTCCAGTTAATTGCGCCAATGCCATTGAATACCAAATACCCGAGGATCGAAAATAATGCTCCCAGGCACAGCAAGGTTGCAAGGCCCGTAAACGCAAAGCCCAGAGTTCCGCGCCATCGTCGCCAATTGCTCTCGGTGTGTCCCAAGAATGAGGCCTTATACTTTGAATCCATGGAGCCCTGACAACCTCCGCACAATGAAATACGCCAAGATGTTGACGACAACCGTGATCACAAGCAGGATCAAACCGCAGTAGATGAGTGCGGATAGATACATATCCGAGCTAACTTCATTGAATTCGTTGGCAATAACGCTCGCCAGGGTGTAGCCCTGATCCATTACGGTTCTCGGAAGGCTGAACCCACCCCCGATCGTCATCGCGACCGCGATGGTTTCGCCCAGCGCGCGGCCCAGCGATAAAACGAATGCCCCGACAATTCCGTTTTTTGCATACGGGACAGTGATTCTCCAAACCACATCCCAGTGACTCACGCCAAGCGCGTACCCACCCTCTTTAATGCCTCTGGGAACGAGGATGAGAGCTTCCCTGGCGAGGGTCACAATTAGCGGTAGAAGCATGATTGCCAGAATGAGTATGGCGCTTAGATACCCGACTCCATACGGTGCACCGTTGAAGATCGAAAGTCGTGTTCCAAGATGCTCCATAAGCCAAATTTCGACCGTACTTTGCAGCAATGGAGCCAAAACGAGCAGACCGAATAGACCGTAAACCACGCTTGGAATGAACGCGAGTAATTCGATGAGGTACGTAACAGGTCCCTGCGACCACCGTGGCAGAAGCTCGGTGATGCAGACTGCGGTCATCAGACCTACCCCTCCCGCCAGGATCATCGCTCCAAGCGCCACCAGGATCGTGCCAACGATAAACGGTAGCGCTCCAAAGGATAGATGCACCGGGTCCCAGCCGGTGCGGACCATGAAGCCCGGACCAAAACGCTTCATCGCCGGCCAGGCTCCCGTGATCACGACGACGACGACGCCAGTGAAGATCGCAAGCACCACACCCACCACACTCTTTACTACGGCGTGGTATATGCGATCTCCGCGACCCGCCCGCCGGGCTTTTTCCTTTGGTTGCATCACTAGACGGTCAGCTACGGCAGTCGCCATACGTCTCCTGGATTCCCTCTCCGAGTCGTCTGAGAAGTGAGAACGGGGAAAAGTGTACAATTCCTACTTTTGCAAACAGGGTTTTCCACCACAAGTAATGGAATGAAGAGCGGCCTGCGATTTCTGGACCAGGTTCTTCGCCAGCACCGCATAGTCCAGTTCATTGGCGTACTTTTGGCCGTCAGTGATGGCCCACTCCACGAAATCGACGACAAGCTTACCCTGGTTCGCATCCTGTTGGTTCTTGTAAAGGAGAACCCATGTCGATCCCGCGATCGGATACGCTTGCGGGCCCGGTTGGTCGGTGATCGAAAAGCGCAAGTCCGCAGGGATTTCTTTTAGTGAATCAGCGGCGTTCGTTACATTTTTGGGATCTGGATCAATGTAGTTCCCGGCTTGGTTCTTGACCAGGCCGTAGGAAATCTTGTTCTGCCGCGCGTAGGCGAGTTCGATATAGCCAACTCCGCCTTGAGTATTCCTCACTTGGTTTGCCACACCCTCATTTCCTTGTCCACCGATGCCGACTGGCCATTGCACGGATGTTCCATGGCCCACCTTCGACTTCCACTTCCCACTGACCTTGGTCAAGTAGTCCGTAAAAATATCCGTTGTCCCAGAACCATCTGAGCGGTGAACCACCAACACCGGTTTCGCCGGCAAAGATACTCCCGGATTATCGGCGGCGATCTTCGGATCGTTCCACAACTTGATCTCGCCAAGGTATATTCCGGCGATGCTATCGGGACTGAACCGCAGTTGCTTCGACACTCCAGCCACGTTGTAGGCGATCACAACGGCACCCTGTGTGACCGGAATATGAACCACGTTCGCCGTGCCACCAGCTTGCGCAAGCTGCTCATCGGTCAGGGGAGCATCGCTCGCCCCGAAGGCAACCGTTTTTGCCAAAAACTGCTGACGACCGCCGCCCGATCCGATGGATTGGTAGTTGATTTCGACATTGGGGTGAAGCGTGTGATACTCCTTAGACCACTTTGACATCAGCGGGTTGACGAACGTGGAACCCGCACCGGTCAGAGCACCAGACTGGGCGAAAATACCCAGAGAAGCAAACAAGATCAGGGTGAAGACTGCAACGGCTGAACCACAACGACTAAAAAGTCTCATTTTTGATTTTCTCCTTGGCGACCACCGGCTTACCACTTGCAATCCCCTGTGGAGTTTGGACTACTTGAGATGAAGCAGTAATCCTATACGTCTATTGTTACAACTGTGTTAAACACGTCGCGGGGTAGTGTCTGAAATGTGCGTTTACCTTGCGGCGGGATCCTTGGTATGCGTCGGCACCAGGACCCAGGAAAGCTGGAAAATAGGTAGGGCATTCTTGCCCTCAGCGTTGCTGATCGAAACCCGGAAATCGCCTGGAACCCGATCGCAATCCGACACCTTCCATTATTGTTCCGCAACAATCACCGAAGGATGCAGGTTCAACGGCGATTCGTCGATGTAGAAGACGACGTTGCCATTGGTCACTGATGCCGTCTCGCTGCCGAACGAGCCCGTGCCGTCCGCGTTTACCGTATATGAAGAACTCGAGAAAGTTTCCTCAGGCAACAAGATCAGGCAGTCGCTCTGCAAGCAGTAACTGCCGTTGGCATAGCTCGTATTTTGACTTCTGCTGACAAGGTTGTTGGTGTCGCTGGACAAGCTGCCGTCGATATTCGTCGTTGCGGCATCCAGACTCTCTGCGTTGCCGTAGAGATAGTCTCCGGCAATGAATTGCTTGCCAAACGGGGGAGGCGGGGCGATTGTGGGGGTTTGGAACTCCAGGATACCGTCCTGGGCAGTACCGTCGATACCCACGAGAAATCCGGTGACGCAACTCGCCGGCGTACTACAGTTGGCGCGCGTCAGAGTGGAGGGCGGCCCAGTCAGGTAAGCGACGAATGGATGCGGTCCCAGGGTCTGGTTAATCGTAGGGGCCGAGAATGTGGTCCGCCCGGTATTGCTATCCATTGAATAAACACCTGACAGGCTCGTTGTCCCGAGCGTTGCAGCCTGGTCTTGATAAGCGGTACCGGTCAAACTGCCGAAACCGTCGAAGTTTAAGACGCCAACGCTGACATCCGGACCGCTTGGGCCCAGCCCCCCGATGTGGAACATGTGACTGTTCTGTAGGGTTGCGAAATTGAAGGGGCCAGATGCCTTAATAGCTTCTCCGGAGACAATGGGATGGCTCGAGCTCAAGGGATCGGTCGTGATCGCGATGGCCTCGCCGCTGCTGACCATATACAAGGCAAGGTCCAGAGTCGTCGGGCCAAGTGTCAGGGTCGCGGTTCCTCTCCCATTTGCGCCGATATTGTAAGTCCCGCTGCCACCAGTCAGGTTAGAGCTGAGAGTGCCTGCATCGTCGATGTCGGCGGCCGCTGAACTCAAGTTGCCGGAACTCGCCTGGGTCGAGCCCGCCAGGGCGTAGTGACCACCGCTGGAGTCCTGACCAGCGAGTCCGAAGGCGTAAAGCCCGCTGAATCCGCTGTTCGAAAAACTGGAGGAGTCTTGCAACCTTAGAATTCCTGCCCCCCGAGTGCCCGTGCCCGTAATGTCGTCGAACTCAATGATTCGTCCCGTCGAATAAGTGCCGGCGGCGACGTTCTGCCCCTGGCCGTTCAGCATCATCCCGCACGCGTTATCGTGCGTCGTAATTGCGCCGCCTTCTGTATAACTGTTGGAACATCCCCCTAGACTAAAAGCAAATGTGGTTGAGGTTCCTCCCGAATTTGCCAGCGTCATGCAGCCCCGATTGTAAACAGCAGACGGACCGCCCAACGCTGAGACTCTGAGAGATCCGCCAAGCGAGTAGGAACTTCCTGCCGAAAGGATCGTCAGACTCTGAGAACCGGCGCTTCGCGTAATGTCCTCAGCTCCTCCCGTAATGCCTCCGTTGCCGTCGGTGACTACGCTGCCCGCAATCGCGACGGGACCGTTCGCATCAAAGCCACGGACTAAGAACGCAAACGATCCTTGCAGGTACGCGTTCGCCGGGACCGAACCGGCTCCGGTCGTCCCGCCGTTGAGTGTGCTTGGTTGGATGTCCGGCGCTGAAGGGCAAGAAGTCTGTAGCGGGTAAACCGTCGAAGTGAGATTGGGAAGCGCCACCGCCGGGTAGGGTTGCTGGCTGTCGCTGATCTGC
Above is a window of Candidatus Sulfotelmatobacter sp. DNA encoding:
- the pstS gene encoding phosphate ABC transporter substrate-binding protein PstS; the protein is MLSLACESKPNSEYTITASADAPTSVLGASGSTFIAPLMDKWAAAYHQTHPKVEINYRPIGSGGGIEEMKQGYLSFGASDAPLSDDQIKDLRRPIIQVPASAGPVCIVYNLSSLSVPLKLSAKSLSDIYLGNVINWEDPEIAKDNPGVKLPKGAIIVVHRSDGSGTTNIFTSYLSKVNHYWQWRVGQGLSVSWPIGLGTEGSKALLAMVRQTPGTIGYIELSYAKHDGAPVASIQNQAGHFVQPSSASAAAAIAASSDALAKDVRTPIVDPPTAAADAYPISGLTFILIPKDRTDVAQQETVKDFIAFALSSGQDSAEELSYAKLPETVKKQGQALLNQLTANGQPLK
- the pstB gene encoding phosphate ABC transporter ATP-binding protein PstB, translated to MNEAGGGPTLTFDGGKSALQPPFSVNNLNFYYGAHQALHDISIVIADKVVTALIGPSGCGKSTFLRTLNRMYEVVPNARLTGEILLRGEDLLSLEASILRRRVGMVFQSPNPFPKSIFDNVAYGARISGEFSRASIPDLVEHSLKRAALWDEVKDKLRRSAMALSGGQQQRLCIARALALNPEILLLDEPCSALDPISTAKIEELIFSLKDSCAMVIVTHNMQQAARVGDFTGFFLMGKLVEFNRSNVIFENPASKQTEDYITGRFG
- the pstA gene encoding phosphate ABC transporter permease PstA; its protein translation is MDSKYKASFLGHTESNWRRWRGTLGFAFTGLATLLCLGALFSILGYLVFNGIGAINWNFLVKEPAAVGEPGGGIAPSLLGTGILVAISMIIGVPLGVGVGIYLSEIAGDTPFARITRTAINTFIGVPSIVVGIFVYFILVKPTNTFSAVAGGLALGIIMIPIMARTTEDVLRLVPNSVREGGLALGAPKWRVTFDLVLPAARAGVITGGVLAVARVAGETAPLILTALGNEYYPSGLFRPIDEITLRILKYARGPYDVWHQQAYGAALLLVLGVAIGSLLLRITTRDRYAAT
- the pstC gene encoding phosphate ABC transporter permease subunit PstC, encoding MATAVADRLVMQPKEKARRAGRGDRIYHAVVKSVVGVVLAIFTGVVVVVITGAWPAMKRFGPGFMVRTGWDPVHLSFGALPFIVGTILVALGAMILAGGVGLMTAVCITELLPRWSQGPVTYLIELLAFIPSVVYGLFGLLVLAPLLQSTVEIWLMEHLGTRLSIFNGAPYGVGYLSAILILAIMLLPLIVTLAREALILVPRGIKEGGYALGVSHWDVVWRITVPYAKNGIVGAFVLSLGRALGETIAVAMTIGGGFSLPRTVMDQGYTLASVIANEFNEVSSDMYLSALIYCGLILLVITVVVNILAYFIVRRLSGLHGFKV
- the pstS gene encoding phosphate ABC transporter substrate-binding protein PstS, which encodes MVSRWSPRRKSKMRLFSRCGSAVAVFTLILFASLGIFAQSGALTGAGSTFVNPLMSKWSKEYHTLHPNVEINYQSIGSGGGRQQFLAKTVAFGASDAPLTDEQLAQAGGTANVVHIPVTQGAVVIAYNVAGVSKQLRFSPDSIAGIYLGEIKLWNDPKIAADNPGVSLPAKPVLVVHRSDGSGTTDIFTDYLTKVSGKWKSKVGHGTSVQWPVGIGGQGNEGVANQVRNTQGGVGYIELAYARQNKISYGLVKNQAGNYIDPDPKNVTNAADSLKEIPADLRFSITDQPGPQAYPIAGSTWVLLYKNQQDANQGKLVVDFVEWAITDGQKYANELDYAVLAKNLVQKSQAALHSITCGGKPCLQK